A window of Ruminococcus champanellensis 18P13 = JCM 17042 contains these coding sequences:
- a CDS encoding DUF1934 domain-containing protein, with the protein MDVMIDMTSVQIVNEDRTVTELVTEGVYRMEGDTVHISYEDSEATGFEGSVTEVEVQGERLASIRRSGTATSNLVIETNKKHYCHYAMPFGEMVIGVYTHAIRNRLTPEGGELFLRYTIDMNGSYLSDNEIRLSVRKA; encoded by the coding sequence ATGGATGTTATGATCGATATGACCAGCGTGCAGATCGTCAACGAGGATCGCACGGTGACAGAGCTTGTGACAGAGGGTGTCTACCGGATGGAGGGGGATACCGTCCACATCAGCTATGAGGATTCTGAAGCCACGGGCTTTGAGGGCTCCGTCACGGAGGTGGAGGTGCAAGGAGAGCGGCTTGCGTCCATCCGGCGCAGCGGCACTGCCACCTCCAATCTGGTCATTGAAACCAATAAAAAGCACTATTGTCACTATGCCATGCCATTTGGGGAAATGGTGATCGGGGTATACACCCACGCAATCCGGAACCGGTTGACCCCGGAGGGGGGAGAGCTGTTCCTGCGGTATACCATTGATATGAACGGCAGTTACCTGTCGGACAATGAGATCAGGCTTTCCGTGCGGAAGGCATAA
- the murI gene encoding glutamate racemase, protein MNNDAIGVFDSGIGGLTAVKALRALMPNENIIYFGDTARIPYGSRSRETVLKYANEDIAFLRKFPIKMIIAACGTVSTILGTKSPVTDMPFTGVLLPSVQAACGATRNGRIGVIGTPATIRSGSYAKAIKTINPHAFVVGNACPLFVHLVENGYTDRDNPVTRMVAEEYLTPIKQEGVDTLILGCTHYPVIRDLIADIMGPDVTLISSGEEAAKFANLCLLEHDLLTDRETLGTCTFYVSDSVALFEENAKHFLKEGVDGKVLFASLDDTPS, encoded by the coding sequence ATGAACAACGACGCAATCGGCGTATTCGACTCAGGCATCGGCGGTCTGACGGCTGTCAAAGCCCTGCGGGCACTGATGCCCAACGAGAACATTATCTATTTCGGCGACACTGCCCGGATCCCTTACGGCAGCCGGAGCCGGGAAACCGTATTGAAATACGCAAATGAGGATATTGCATTTTTGCGGAAATTCCCCATTAAGATGATCATTGCCGCCTGCGGCACGGTCAGCACCATTCTGGGCACCAAGTCTCCTGTGACGGATATGCCCTTTACCGGGGTGCTGCTGCCCTCGGTGCAGGCTGCCTGCGGCGCCACCCGGAACGGGCGCATCGGCGTCATCGGCACCCCTGCCACCATTCGCAGCGGCAGTTACGCCAAGGCCATCAAGACCATCAACCCCCATGCCTTTGTGGTGGGCAATGCCTGCCCCCTGTTTGTGCATCTGGTGGAAAACGGCTACACGGATCGGGATAACCCGGTGACCCGGATGGTGGCGGAGGAATATCTGACCCCCATCAAGCAAGAAGGGGTGGATACTCTGATTCTGGGCTGTACCCATTATCCGGTGATCCGGGATCTGATTGCGGATATTATGGGGCCGGACGTGACGCTGATCTCCTCCGGGGAGGAGGCTGCAAAGTTTGCAAATCTCTGCCTGTTGGAGCATGACCTGCTGACGGATCGGGAAACCCTCGGTACCTGCACCTTCTACGTCAGCGACAGCGTGGCATTGTTTGAGGAAAACGCAAAGCATTTTCTGAAGGAAGGCGTGGATGGCAAGGTGCTGTTTGCCTCCCTGGATGATACGCCGTCGTAA
- a CDS encoding D-alanine--D-alanine ligase family protein, whose translation MSKIRVAVVFGGVSSEHDVSLVSATNVIENIPQDKYEVMCIGITKKGRWLYYPGDTAAIASGEWERDPDCISAVLSPDPLHGGFLLIENGEATVRKVDVVFPVLHGKNGEDGTIQGLMDLARIPYVGCGLLASASCMDKVHTHTVLDYNKIRTARWRMIGQRDLNRLDACCAQIGEELGYPLFVKPANCGSSIGINKATDAETLKDAVKIAFSHDNKVVIEEFIQGKELEVAVFGYDNPFASFVGEIEPCNDFYDYEAKYILGTSKLYIPARIDADSEKEIRETAVAAYKALGCKGLSRVDFFLKQDGTVILNEINTMPGFTPISMYPKLMENLGMSYSYLIDKLLEQAIENADRTY comes from the coding sequence ATGTCTAAAATCAGAGTAGCAGTCGTTTTCGGCGGCGTGTCCAGCGAACATGATGTTTCACTGGTTTCGGCGACAAACGTCATTGAAAATATTCCACAGGATAAATACGAGGTTATGTGCATCGGCATCACCAAAAAGGGACGCTGGCTGTACTATCCCGGCGATACCGCCGCCATTGCCTCCGGCGAGTGGGAGCGGGATCCCGACTGTATTTCCGCAGTGCTCTCTCCGGATCCCCTTCACGGCGGTTTCCTGCTGATCGAAAACGGTGAGGCTACCGTCCGGAAGGTGGACGTGGTATTCCCGGTGCTGCACGGCAAGAACGGGGAGGACGGCACCATCCAGGGGCTGATGGATCTGGCACGGATCCCTTATGTGGGCTGCGGTTTGCTGGCGTCCGCCTCCTGTATGGATAAGGTGCACACCCACACGGTGCTGGATTACAACAAGATCCGGACTGCACGGTGGCGCATGATCGGGCAGCGTGACCTGAACCGGCTGGATGCCTGCTGTGCACAGATCGGAGAAGAACTGGGCTACCCTCTGTTCGTAAAGCCCGCCAACTGCGGCAGTTCCATCGGCATCAACAAGGCAACGGATGCGGAAACTCTGAAGGATGCGGTCAAGATCGCCTTCAGTCATGACAATAAGGTGGTCATCGAGGAGTTTATCCAGGGCAAGGAGCTGGAGGTTGCGGTATTCGGCTACGACAACCCCTTTGCATCCTTTGTGGGAGAGATCGAGCCCTGCAACGACTTTTACGATTATGAGGCAAAGTATATTCTGGGCACCTCCAAGCTGTACATTCCTGCCCGGATCGACGCAGACAGCGAAAAGGAGATCCGGGAAACCGCAGTGGCTGCATACAAGGCGCTGGGCTGCAAGGGGCTGTCCCGGGTGGACTTCTTCCTCAAGCAGGACGGCACGGTGATCCTCAACGAGATCAACACCATGCCGGGCTTTACACCCATCAGCATGTACCCCAAGCTGATGGAGAATCTGGGCATGAGCTACAGCTATCTGATCGACAAGCTGCTGGAGCAGGCCATTGAGAATGCGGATCGTACCTATTGA